CGGTGGCCGGGGCGCTCTTGCGCGCAGCCTTGGTGGCGAGCTGCTTCCTGGGTGCTTTGCCACCGGTGGATTTGCGAGCGGTTTGCTTGGTTCTGGCCATGGCGCTAGCTAGCTTCCTTCTTTCACAGTCGGAGTATAGCCTCAAAATGCCTATGTGAAGTTTATAAAGCCGGCAGCGGCGTCTGCTCATTGGTCACCATCTCCGCACCGCCCTGATTGGCCCGTTGCGGAGGCCTCCTCCGCCGCCCATTGGAGGGGAGGCTCGGCCTCTCCGTGCCGCCCCAAAATGCAACCCCCACCCTCGCCGAGGCGCGCTTGGGTCTTTTGTTAGGGCCGCGAGCAACGTTACACTTTACGCGCAATAATGCTCTCATTCTAGCCTACTAGTTGTTATCCTTCATTTAGGCCTCATGTGGGCACTTGATACGGTgccgtgtatatgtgtgtgtatctaaCACGCCAAATAATTGGCCAGGCATAGAAAGGGACACTTTGCGCTTTTGTTGAGCTAGGTGGttggctcttaaaagagcctttgggGTTGAGTAGTCAAGTTGCAGCCGCACCAGCGATTTTACTTGGCTTTGACGGCCTTCTCAGTCTTCTTGGGGAGCAGCACTGCCTGGATGTTGGGCAGAACACCACCCTGAGCGATGGTCACGCCGCCAAGCAGTTTGTTCAGCTCCTCGTCGTTACGGACTGCCAGCTGCAGGTGACGGGGGATGATACGAGTCTTCTTGTTGTCACGGGCAGCGTTTCCGGCCAACTCCAGGATCTCAGCAGTCAGGTACTCGAGCACTGCGGCCAGGTACACTGGTGCGCCAGCGCCCACACGCTCGGCGTAGTTGCCTTTACGCAGCAGCCTGTGCACACGGCCCACGGGGAACTGGAGCCCGGCACGGGATGAACGTGTCTTTGCCTTCGCCCTGGCCTTGCCTCCGGTTTTGCCTCTTCCGCTCATATTGGtagcttcagtatgtcacagaaAGTCTGAATGAGCCGCTGGCCACCTCGAGAGCCTTACTTATACCTCGCCACAAAAGCCATCGATTGGCCACCGGACCGGTGTGGCCTTATCCAAttggagtgagggagggacagacagacaggcagtcagccCTAAGCCCGCCCCCCCCCACCCGCCCGCAGGCAGCAGAGTGACGAGGGCTAGGCTACTCTTGTTTCCCTCCGACTTTTGTTACTTTTTCACGTTGGCGGGAGCGCCAAAGTGACAACTCAAATCACTGAAACATGTATCAATCAATTCGAGAGTGGCTCATAATACAAATGGCTGCTGTCCAACCCACTATAGTATGTATGCTTCTTATTATCAGGTTCAATGTGACATGCCAATTCTAACACATCACAACAATGTTGACTGGTGAGGGTGCTGCACTCTTGAGTGACAAATGTAAAGCCATTTAGCCACTCCAAAATGCCACTTCAAATGTCAttcatttaatttattttgcaccacgggtaggtaggtagataggtggAATGGAATGACATGCGCTTTTATGGAAAGAGGTGGgtggctcttaaaagagccttttGTGGTAACAACATGTGTCGAGTAGAAAGAACACTGTTTGTAATAGCTTTACTTCTTCTTGGGGGCTGCCTTCTTGGCCTTGGCCGCCTTGGGCTTGGCGGCTTTGGGCTTCGCTGCCTTGGTAGCCTTCTTGGGGCTCTTGGCCGCTTTCTTGGCCGCTGCGGCGGGCTTCTTCACCTTCTTTGGGCTCTTGGCGGCCTTTTTGGGTGTAGCGGGCTTCTTGGCCTTCTTGGGGGACTTCTTTGCGGCCACGGCCTTCTTGGCTGCTACCTTCTTGGGCTTCTTGGCGGCGGCGGGCTTCTTGGCGGCCACCTTCTTAGCTTTGGGGGCTGCGGCTTTCTTGGCGGGCTTCTTTGCCTCGACGGCCTTCTTGTTGAGCTTGAAGGAGCCGGAAGCACCGGTGCCCTTAGTCTGGACCAGGGTGCCCTTGGTGACGAGGCTCTTGACGGCGATCTTGACACGGGAGTTGTTCTTCTCCACGTCGTAGCCGCCTGCCGCCAGAGACTTCTTGAGCGCGGCCAGGGACACGCCGCTCCTCTCCTTGGAGGCGGACACCGCCTTGACGATGAGCTCGCCTACGCTGGGTCCCGCTTTCTTGGGCTTGGCTGCTGCCTTCTTCTTGGGTGCCTTGGCCGGCGCGGCGGCGGCGGGTGCTGGTGCGACTTCTGCCATGTCTGTCGTTCGGtccggtaaacacacacacttacaacacTACGGTAGTCTGTGAGGAGGAGTACTTTGCTGTAGACGCTGCTCTGCGCTATTGAAGCTCCACACCGTGCAGGGGGCTGGCCTTAAACGCGACATGAGAACCATGTAGACTCA
This is a stretch of genomic DNA from Oncorhynchus clarkii lewisi isolate Uvic-CL-2024 chromosome 17, UVic_Ocla_1.0, whole genome shotgun sequence. It encodes these proteins:
- the LOC139369679 gene encoding histone H1; translated protein: MAEVAPAPAAAAPAKAPKKKAAAKPKKAGPSVGELIVKAVSASKERSGVSLAALKKSLAAGGYDVEKNNSRVKIAVKSLVTKGTLVQTKGTGASGSFKLNKKAVEAKKPAKKAAAPKAKKVAAKKPAAAKKPKKVAAKKAVAAKKSPKKAKKPATPKKAAKSPKKVKKPAAAAKKAAKSPKKATKAAKPKAAKPKAAKAKKAAPKKK